From uncultured Pseudodesulfovibrio sp.:
TCGGTTGTCAGGGAATCGGTCACGACAGACACGCGGATGGTGTCGCATTCAACTGCGCTGGGCATGGAGAATCCCTTGGGGTTGCCCAAGAGGAAATCGGACAGAGAGCCAGAGCCGGACAGAATGGAAATGTCTGCCGAGCCGAGTTTGACTTCGGTTTTGGTGATGGGCGGTCCATATTTTTCGACGGCCGTTTTGATAATATCCCCGAGGTTGAGAACGACGAGAACTGCTACTGCAATAATGGCTGCGGTAACGACACCGATACCGATGAATATGAATTTCTTCATGTTGTCTCCTTGGTGAGGGTGGGAATGATTAAAAAAGAGTATGTTATTTATGGCTGTAGGGCAACCGGTTCGCAGGAACAATCAGGGAAGTTGCGGGAATGACGGATTGGCAAAGTGCTGCATGTGTCGTGTTGTTAAGCCCGGCTCTCCTGAGTCAAGGGATGGCCCGATGTCTTTTGGTCTGAAAGGTTTACCAAGGAAAAGAGTTTTTTCCATGGACTGACACAGAAGGCTCGTTTTAGCGGCAGCTTCCTCCATCATTGTTTTTATGGATTTATTTAAAGATTCTCCGGTAACTGGGTGCTGGTACTCAATTTGTCCACGTACTCTTTCGGCTTGGATCATGAGTTGTGGCGCATAGAAAAGAGTGATTATCTCACGTGCCTGTCGTGGAAGAAATGGTGACATGGAAAAAAGTGTTCGGGAAAGGGTGGAGTTGGGATAAAGACCCTGCAGTGTCGCGAATACTGTGAAAGCGTGATGCAACCCTGTACAAAGTCCTTCGGGTGAAGTGCCAGCCAGTTTGGCCAGAGATTTCATGGGCAAAGCGTTATAAAGATCATTTTCCAGACGAGTCAGAAGTCGTTTGATGGAAAAAAGAGGGCGCCCGATCATTTCAGGGCAGATGACCATGTCCATCAGCGACTCAAGTGCGCGGTGTCGTTGTCTGGTTTGTGATTTGGTTTGAGGGTTTGTATCAAAGTAGTCACCTGACAGGTACCAGACCATGGGATGCATTGTCGCATCGGCAAATATATGGGAAGCCATGCCGACAAACAGGGCAATTGCCAGTTCGTTTTTAGGAGTTCGTGCCGCGTGTTCAGCCTGAAGTTTGAGCAGGGTAAAAGTGTCTTGTCCATCAATGCCATGAAGTTGGTGGGCCAGTTGAGTCAGTGGACGGGCGTGTTTATTTACGCCATAGAAAAGAACGTCATGTACTACGGCCCCCAGCAGAAGGCCGTGTGGATGTGTGTCCAGACTGGAAGAAAAACGGGTGCCGGAGAGGATCTCTGCGGTTCTTAAAGCGGTCTTGAAGTGTATAAGTTCTTTTGGCATATGGTTTCGCTTTCAGTTTGCATTTTGGGTACCCTACTTGATAATGTCTGCAGGGCAAAGAAAACTTCAGGAACATCAAGGATACAGTATGACGAAATATCTTATTAATGAACAGTATGATGTGCAGGATGCTGACGCCAGTAAGGGGTTTGTTAAAGGGGAGAAGCGTGAAGATTACGCCGATGCCTGGAAGGACACTGGTAATATTATTTTGATTGGATTGGTTGGTTCAGGTAAAAAGGCATTGGCTGAGCTTCTTGGCGAAGGAACAGGTCTGGATGTTGTCAATCCAAAAGATGTCACAGAGGCAGTTCAGGTTTTGGGATCAGGACCGCGAATTATCGTGCTTGATGACGGATTGGTAGAAGTTGCCGAGGTCCAGTCGCTTATTCATGGGGCAGGCAAGGTCTTTTATCTGATGGTCGACTCCAAGGTCTTATCGGAACGTGTCGCTAGCAGAGATAGTGTGGAAGATAGCGAAACGTTATGGCGCGAAATGTCGGCTCGTCTTGCCGTTATGGAACCTGTGTTCTATAGCGTTCTTCATTTCATTATGCAGGGAGTGCAATCATCGAATGAGCTAGTGGATGATGCCATGGAAAAAATTGGGTATTAATTTACTTTCATACCCTGTCGATTGATGACATGCGTTGCGGTTTGCGGTAAGCACAAAATCTCGTTTGCGAGACAGACCATTTATAGGGAGCTTTACATGCCGGAAAAGAAACTCAGGGTCGAATTCATGACCATGACACCTGATGCTTTATCACTTATTTATGCTGCTTTTCGCCAGTGTTATCACGCTGGATTTGTAGCAGATATGTGGCCAAAGTTGCTCTCCGGCGACATCGATCCCAAGGTGCAGGCAGACTTTGTATCCAAGACTATGGAGTCTGGACACGACAGTCCCGTTGAACATGTGTCCATGACTTTTGCTGTTGAGGGAATTTCCAGAGCATGCTCCCATCAGATTGTGCGTCACCGTATTGCTTCCTACTCTCAGCAGAGTCAGCGGTATGTGGCTGAAAATGATATGGAGTACATCCTGCCGCCAGCCATAGCAAAGATCCCCGAAGCCAAGGAACGGTTTGAGCTGTTCATGGAAGAAGTACAGTCCGCCTATTCAGATTTGCGTGAAATTTTAGTAGCCAATGGGCGTAAGTCCAAAGCCAACGAGGATGCTCGCTTTGTGTTGCCTCAGGCTGCGGAGACGAAAATTGTCATGACCATGAATTGTCGCAGTCTGAATCATTTCTTTCACCTGCGGTGTTGCAATCGTGCCCAATGGGAAGTTCGAGCCGTTGCAGATCAGATGCTTGCTCTCTGCAAGGAAAAGCTGCCTGCCATCTTCATGAATGGTGGTGCTCGGTGCGAACAGTTGGGATATTGTCCGGAATCTCCGAAATTTGCCTGTGGGAAGTACCCGACTCGCGAAAAATCTTCAGGGTAACTTTTCCAAAGGCCGGGATAAAATCCTGCCCCTTTGACACCTTGTGCTTTTTGGCATTTTTGTGTCTCGTTTTTTTTTTGTCATAATTTTCAGTATGTTGATGCTGTTCAAAAATGACAGCCCTGTGTCAGCCCTTGGGGGACGGGGCTTTTGGTCTCTTTGCGCAACAAGTGTTTGATTCGTTGTGAAGAGTAAGAATCGTTGCTATTAGTTTTAATGCAAACAATTCAAGTGTTTATCGTTGTTTTTTGGTTTTTTTACTTGCTTTTCTATTGTTTAAGCTGTCATAAAAAATAATCAATGGAAAAGGAATTTAATGTAAAAATGATGAATTTGATGAAATCTGAGTTTTAAACTGTTTAAAACATTTTCAACAGTTGTTAAAAACTGTACTCTCTAGATAAATTTGAGAGTCCGAAAACCCTTGTAACGCGGTTGTTTCATGGGGAGAACGGTGAAAAGAAGGGCTGAGTGCGGGTTTCCTGATTTTATCTTGTTTTACAGCAAGATAGCGGTCGGTGGCCTTGTCGATAACCTGAGCCGATCTTCGGCCTCACATAGAATTACGAGAATTGTCTCTCGGACGGTGATAAACTATTTCCAACTGCATGCTCGATACTGCCTGGAAGCAAATTCTGCTCTCTCTTGAAAAGAGCCTTACCTCTAGTCTCTACTCTGTGTGGATTAAACCACTTCAGGGTCGTGTAGACGGGAGCAGGCTTACTCTGACAGCACCCAACGAATTCGTTGCCAACTGGGTGCGCGACCGCTTGCTTCGGGTCATCAGGGAATCTGCGGCTGAGGTGATGGGCGGGGAACCCCGTATAACCATCAAAGTTGGTGCGAAAAAACCTGTTACACGTAAACCTCGTTCCGCTGCTCGGAAACCGGGGAGACGGCCCGAGGCTGCTCAGCATCTCGGTTTGCCATTGGATCAGTCGCCGCGTCCTTTGACTGTACCCAGTTGGCGTTTTAA
This genomic window contains:
- a CDS encoding zinc dependent phospholipase C family protein; its protein translation is MPKELIHFKTALRTAEILSGTRFSSSLDTHPHGLLLGAVVHDVLFYGVNKHARPLTQLAHQLHGIDGQDTFTLLKLQAEHAARTPKNELAIALFVGMASHIFADATMHPMVWYLSGDYFDTNPQTKSQTRQRHRALESLMDMVICPEMIGRPLFSIKRLLTRLENDLYNALPMKSLAKLAGTSPEGLCTGLHHAFTVFATLQGLYPNSTLSRTLFSMSPFLPRQAREIITLFYAPQLMIQAERVRGQIEYQHPVTGESLNKSIKTMMEEAAAKTSLLCQSMEKTLFLGKPFRPKDIGPSLDSGEPGLTTRHMQHFANPSFPQLP
- the thyX gene encoding FAD-dependent thymidylate synthase; this encodes MPEKKLRVEFMTMTPDALSLIYAAFRQCYHAGFVADMWPKLLSGDIDPKVQADFVSKTMESGHDSPVEHVSMTFAVEGISRACSHQIVRHRIASYSQQSQRYVAENDMEYILPPAIAKIPEAKERFELFMEEVQSAYSDLREILVANGRKSKANEDARFVLPQAAETKIVMTMNCRSLNHFFHLRCCNRAQWEVRAVADQMLALCKEKLPAIFMNGGARCEQLGYCPESPKFACGKYPTREKSSG